A region of Allocoleopsis franciscana PCC 7113 DNA encodes the following proteins:
- a CDS encoding pseudouridine synthase, with protein MYRYLLFYKPYNVLSQFTDQDASQLNRGTLKDYIPIPSVYPVGRLDRDSEGLLLLTNHGRLQHRLSDRRFCHPRTYWVQVERIPDEAALNQLRSGVVIQDYHTRPALVQRLAEEPLLPPRQPPIRFRKTVPTSWLEITLTEGRNRQVRRMTATVGFPTLRIVRIAIGVAGKKDLTQLRLDGLEPGQWRDLTPTELEALQQL; from the coding sequence GTGTACAGATACCTCTTGTTTTACAAACCCTACAACGTCTTAAGCCAGTTTACGGATCAGGACGCCAGTCAGCTCAACCGTGGCACTCTGAAAGATTACATTCCCATCCCTTCGGTTTACCCGGTGGGACGACTTGATCGGGACAGCGAAGGACTGCTGCTATTAACCAATCATGGACGCTTGCAGCATCGACTTTCAGATCGACGATTTTGTCATCCTCGCACATACTGGGTACAGGTAGAGCGTATTCCGGATGAAGCGGCCTTGAACCAGTTACGTAGTGGTGTGGTCATTCAGGATTACCACACACGACCCGCTTTGGTGCAGCGATTAGCCGAGGAACCCCTTCTACCCCCTCGTCAACCTCCGATACGCTTTCGTAAGACTGTGCCTACCTCTTGGCTAGAGATAACCTTAACGGAGGGGAGGAATCGACAGGTGCGGCGGATGACGGCGACGGTAGGGTTTCCCACATTGCGAATCGTTCGGATTGCGATCGGCGTCGCTGGTAAGAAGGACTTGACTCAACTCCGTTTAGATGGTCTTGAGCCTGGTCAATGGCGTGACCTAACACCGACTGAACTGGAGGCTCTACAGCAGCTATGA
- a CDS encoding serine/threonine phosphatase, giving the protein MLVCPKCQFENPNTNKFCQSCGTSLIHKTCHECETQVPVNAETCHNCGAFTGTVWRAILSKDSNFLIGGKDEQASPIEASESIATDTDPAEELPIEAPVVDQDERPQPETLTITPLPDAESALPPLENDQEDDKDDTVPLTTAEGIEAIADEEVTQPLSTSSQSKFTQEAANDTSDQGEVRSPTPTVVYLDKQQRYRLLEPQSLNWATTDAEPRYGLSVRVLDCQPFQKSPLEALLEQQPGGSETFDIRLRSAPTLPTDPWNVRGIPGIAQPYLALKASYYQTLPAVHDGWQQAGEAVVLLEDRSEWQLLSDLWDSEQLSTLQILYWLDEMAKLWQALEPWHCRQSLLETTNLRVDEDQALGLVRLYPDPTEQPLTLQDLGQMWQRLFDQSQRTQYTSLAALFQQMCTQEIETIQELRSRLESIARQHEAMTSQFDPNPNSDDAESADSLAADTPVGSGRTQSPRIPHEAMSNNEGDELPTLILPMQLLSLDDAGCTDIGHQREHNEDSFGIQTLIQKVENPMGRSVQARGLYILCDGMGGHASGEVASSMAVEAIRRYFQEHWQDEKLPSEEIVREGVHVANQAIYEVNQKNARSGSGRMGTTLVMMLIQNTNVAIAHVGDSRLYRLTRKRGLEQITVDHEVAQREITMRGVDPEIAYKRPDANQLTQALGPRDEQFVNPDVQILELNEDTLFMMCSDGLSDNDLVETHWQTHLAPLLSSRANLDQGILQLIELANEENGHDNITAILIRVKVRPNFEQQQLLYK; this is encoded by the coding sequence ATGTTAGTTTGTCCCAAGTGTCAGTTTGAAAACCCCAATACCAACAAATTTTGTCAAAGTTGTGGAACTTCCCTGATCCATAAAACTTGTCATGAGTGCGAAACCCAAGTACCCGTCAATGCTGAAACCTGTCACAATTGTGGTGCTTTCACGGGAACCGTTTGGAGGGCTATTCTCTCCAAAGATTCAAATTTTCTCATTGGTGGGAAGGATGAGCAAGCCTCTCCCATTGAGGCGTCAGAGTCCATCGCCACTGATACCGACCCCGCCGAAGAACTACCGATAGAGGCACCTGTCGTTGATCAGGATGAGCGGCCTCAACCCGAAACTTTGACAATAACACCCCTCCCTGATGCGGAATCGGCTTTACCGCCTCTAGAAAACGACCAAGAGGACGATAAGGACGATACTGTCCCTTTGACCACAGCAGAAGGTATTGAGGCCATTGCCGACGAGGAAGTTACACAGCCTCTCTCCACTTCGTCTCAGTCCAAGTTCACTCAGGAGGCGGCTAATGACACCTCTGATCAGGGCGAAGTCCGTTCACCAACTCCAACGGTTGTTTATCTGGATAAGCAACAGCGTTACCGACTGCTAGAACCTCAGAGTCTCAATTGGGCCACCACTGATGCAGAGCCGCGCTATGGCTTGTCTGTCAGAGTTTTAGATTGTCAGCCGTTTCAGAAGTCACCTTTAGAAGCTCTGCTGGAGCAACAACCCGGTGGTTCGGAGACGTTTGATATACGCCTGAGATCGGCACCTACCTTGCCCACCGACCCCTGGAACGTTCGGGGGATTCCAGGAATTGCTCAACCGTATTTAGCTCTCAAAGCCTCGTACTACCAAACTCTGCCCGCCGTTCATGATGGATGGCAGCAGGCTGGAGAAGCGGTGGTCTTGCTAGAAGACCGCTCCGAGTGGCAGTTGCTCAGCGATCTGTGGGACAGCGAACAGCTTTCTACGTTGCAAATTTTATACTGGCTCGATGAAATGGCTAAACTTTGGCAGGCACTAGAACCCTGGCATTGTCGTCAAAGCCTGTTGGAAACGACGAATTTACGGGTGGATGAAGACCAAGCCTTGGGTCTGGTTCGCTTGTATCCAGACCCGACAGAACAACCCCTGACCCTACAAGATTTAGGTCAAATGTGGCAACGGCTATTTGACCAGTCCCAGCGGACGCAATATACGTCCTTAGCCGCCCTTTTCCAGCAGATGTGTACTCAGGAAATTGAAACAATTCAGGAACTGCGATCGCGCTTGGAATCTATCGCCCGTCAACACGAAGCCATGACCTCCCAATTCGACCCAAACCCCAACTCTGATGACGCCGAGTCGGCTGATAGCTTAGCCGCCGATACACCCGTCGGAAGTGGACGCACCCAATCCCCCAGAATTCCTCACGAAGCTATGAGTAATAATGAAGGCGATGAGCTACCCACATTGATTTTGCCGATGCAGCTACTGAGTCTAGATGACGCGGGTTGCACGGATATCGGTCACCAACGGGAGCATAATGAGGACTCCTTTGGCATCCAGACCCTGATCCAGAAAGTGGAAAATCCCATGGGTCGGTCAGTACAGGCTCGTGGTTTATATATTCTCTGTGACGGAATGGGTGGTCATGCGTCTGGAGAAGTCGCCAGTAGCATGGCAGTTGAGGCCATCCGGCGCTACTTTCAAGAGCATTGGCAGGACGAGAAGTTGCCCAGCGAAGAAATTGTCCGCGAGGGAGTACATGTTGCCAACCAGGCCATTTACGAGGTCAACCAGAAAAATGCCCGATCTGGTAGCGGTCGTATGGGCACGACCCTAGTCATGATGTTGATTCAGAATACCAATGTGGCGATCGCTCATGTCGGGGATAGTCGCCTCTACCGCCTGACTCGCAAACGGGGTTTAGAGCAAATCACGGTTGATCACGAAGTCGCTCAACGAGAAATAACCATGCGTGGGGTAGACCCGGAAATTGCCTACAAGCGCCCCGACGCGAACCAACTTACTCAAGCCTTGGGTCCGCGCGATGAACAATTCGTCAATCCTGATGTACAGATCTTGGAACTTAATGAAGATACATTATTTATGATGTGTTCCGACGGTCTGTCCGATAATGATCTTGTCGAGACTCACTGGCAGACGCACCTTGCCCCCTTACTCAGCTCCCGCGCTAATCTCGATCAGGGTATTCTACAGTTAATTGAACTAGCGAACGAGGAGAATGGACACGATAACATTACAGCCATCCTGATTCGCGTGAAGGTGCGACCCAACTTTGAGCAACAGCAACTCCTTTATAAATAA
- a CDS encoding DUF4327 family protein, whose translation MTQQVTHPMVKFQRQVHSLVESKIIKPNDSLWKIALLYGDEWSYWKKELLEFGFTMQDPIGDLLAVEAWDEE comes from the coding sequence ATGACTCAGCAAGTTACTCACCCAATGGTGAAGTTTCAGCGTCAGGTGCATTCTCTGGTGGAATCCAAGATAATAAAGCCCAACGACAGCCTGTGGAAAATCGCCCTGCTGTATGGAGATGAATGGTCTTACTGGAAGAAAGAGCTCCTAGAATTTGGCTTCACCATGCAAGATCCAATTGGAGACTTACTGGCGGTGGAAGCCTGGGATGAAGAATAA
- a CDS encoding protein kinase domain-containing protein, producing MVTLTLLHPQASTPLQQWNFQSQSTIRIGRSPDNDIILDDPLVSRHHLELRASSSASGSLWQLVNQGTNGTFLNGVLVSRGLVPDEALIQLAREGPLLKFQIEEPTVTGNGSKGAPQHLPTLQGHGQGLTPLKHDPLHPPPIEGCTHPGNPKTNLFCMHCGQPLVAILRSIRQYQVLRTLGQGGMGTTYLAWDKQTSGYGRPSLLVLKEMNEDMAQITKAQELFEREARTLKTLSHPGIPKYYDFFVEEGKKYLAMELIHGQDLEQRVSHSGPVTPKQAIEWMIQTCDILSYIHFCQPPLIHRDIKPANLMVRHRDNRIVVLDFGAVKESGTAHRTRIGAEGYSAPEQDRGNPVTQSDLYAIGPTLIFLLTGEAPLKYYRKRGSGYGFDVSNVPTITPHLRNVIDRVCEPKVRDRYQTAEELAQALAAAQLS from the coding sequence ATGGTCACGCTGACCCTTTTACATCCCCAGGCATCCACCCCCCTGCAACAGTGGAATTTCCAGAGCCAATCCACCATTCGGATTGGTCGCTCTCCTGATAATGACATCATTCTCGACGACCCCTTGGTTTCACGGCATCACTTGGAACTCCGGGCAAGCTCTTCTGCATCGGGAAGCTTGTGGCAGCTGGTCAATCAGGGAACCAATGGCACCTTCCTGAACGGTGTACTGGTGTCACGAGGATTAGTGCCCGATGAGGCGTTGATTCAACTGGCACGAGAAGGCCCTTTATTGAAATTCCAAATAGAGGAACCCACTGTCACGGGGAATGGCTCAAAAGGTGCCCCGCAGCATCTGCCAACTCTCCAGGGTCATGGGCAAGGGCTTACCCCTTTGAAGCATGACCCTTTACACCCCCCTCCCATTGAAGGCTGTACCCACCCAGGTAATCCGAAGACCAACTTGTTCTGTATGCATTGCGGTCAACCCTTGGTTGCCATCCTGCGAAGCATTCGGCAGTATCAGGTCTTGCGGACGTTGGGACAAGGGGGAATGGGCACGACTTATCTGGCTTGGGATAAACAGACGAGTGGTTACGGACGCCCTAGCTTGCTTGTCCTCAAGGAAATGAATGAGGACATGGCTCAAATTACTAAAGCCCAAGAACTGTTTGAACGAGAGGCTCGTACCTTGAAGACGCTATCGCATCCAGGGATTCCCAAGTATTACGACTTCTTTGTAGAAGAGGGTAAAAAATATCTGGCGATGGAGTTAATTCACGGTCAGGATTTGGAGCAACGTGTCTCGCACTCTGGCCCTGTCACGCCGAAACAGGCCATCGAGTGGATGATTCAAACCTGTGACATCCTTAGCTACATCCATTTCTGCCAACCCCCCCTGATCCACCGAGATATTAAGCCGGCGAATCTAATGGTACGCCATCGCGATAATCGAATTGTTGTACTCGATTTTGGCGCGGTCAAAGAGAGTGGTACAGCTCACAGGACTCGCATTGGTGCTGAGGGCTACAGTGCTCCTGAACAAGACCGGGGGAATCCAGTCACGCAGTCTGATCTTTATGCCATTGGTCCGACGTTAATTTTTCTGCTCACGGGGGAAGCCCCCCTGAAATATTACCGCAAGCGCGGCTCCGGATATGGCTTTGACGTGTCAAATGTTCCGACCATCACGCCCCATCTACGGAATGTGATTGATCGAGTCTGTGAACCGAAAGTGCGCGATCGCTATCAAACCGCTGAAGAACTAGCCCAAGCTTTAGCTGCTGCCCAGTTGAGCTGA